From the genome of Chelonia mydas isolate rCheMyd1 chromosome 2, rCheMyd1.pri.v2, whole genome shotgun sequence, one region includes:
- the GATAD1 gene encoding GATA zinc finger domain-containing protein 1, whose translation MPLGLKPTCSVCRSTSSSMWKKGGQGEILCNNCTGRAGPPGPGPFATTSAAAQHSNGGGGGGGKQSKQEIHRRSARLRNTKYKSAPAAEKKVSTKGKGRRHIFKLKNPIKAPESVSTIITAESIFHKGVYYQIGDVVSVVDEQDGKTYYAQIRGFIQDQYCEKSAALTWLIPTVASPKDCFDPASYIIGPEEDLPRKMEYLEFVCHAPSEYFKSRSSPFPTVPTRPEKGYIWTHVGPTPAISIKETVTNNL comes from the exons ATGCCGCTGGGGTTGAAGCCCACGTGCAGCGTGTGCcgcagcacctcctcctccatgTGGAAGAAGGGCGGCCAGGGCGAGATCCTCTGCAACAACTGCACGGGCCGCGCCGGGCCGCCGGGGCCCGGGCCCTTCGCCACCACCTCGGCCGCCGCCCAGCACAGCAacggggggggcggcggcggcggcaagCAG AGCAAACAGGAGATCCACAGGAGGTCTGCTCGGCTGAGGAACACAAAATACAAATCTGCGCCGGCTGCTGAAAAGAAAGTTTCCACTAAAGGCAAAGGGAGAAGACATATTTTCAAGTTAAAAAAT CCCATCAAGGCTCCTGAGTCTGTATCCACTATAATTACAGCAGAATCCATCTTTCATAAG GGAGTGTACTATCAAATTGGAGATGTTGTTTCAGTGGTTGATGAGCAGGATGGAAAAACATACTATGCTCAGATTAGGGGGTTTATTCAGGACCAATACTGTGAAAAGAGTGCAGCTTTAACATGGCTCATTCCTACCGTAGCCAGTCCCAAAGACTGTTTTGACCCTGCATCCTATATCATAG GACCAGAAGAAGATCTTCCAAGGAAAATGGAATACTTAGAATTTGTTTGTCATGCACCTTCAGAATATTTCAAATCTCGATCGTCTCCCTTCCCCACAGTTCCTACTAGACCAGAAAAAGGCTATATCTGGACTCATGTCGGACCTACTCCTGCAATCTCCATCAAGGAAACTGTTACCAACAACTTATAA